A window from Bacteroidota bacterium encodes these proteins:
- a CDS encoding FtsX-like permease family protein, whose translation MAQPGKGSIKRGKPSYFMSILGVSLVLFVLGLIGWLIISANKLGGEFKENVEVKAYLRGDLKPNDSIALMNYISSQPYVKSIEFVTKEQAHKIYLGDGNDDFGKVLDFNPLPNAIYFKMKQEYLHPDTLKNIKTTLEQQTYISEVEYQQALIEKLNNNIKKISLILLIIAAILAIVVIVLIDNTIRLAMFSNRFLIKTMQMVGATRMFIAKPMTTKAIMNGLISGVLATGAVLVAIFLAERLVPEMKAVHDNKMLVILFAMLILLGIAITLVSTYRSVNKYIKMKLDDLY comes from the coding sequence ATGGCACAACCGGGCAAAGGCTCTATCAAACGCGGAAAACCATCCTACTTCATGTCCATCCTCGGCGTCAGTCTTGTATTATTTGTACTCGGATTGATCGGCTGGCTCATCATCAGTGCCAATAAATTGGGTGGCGAATTCAAAGAAAATGTGGAAGTAAAGGCCTACCTGCGTGGCGATCTGAAACCCAACGACAGCATTGCACTGATGAATTATATTTCTTCCCAGCCTTACGTAAAATCTATAGAATTTGTAACCAAAGAACAGGCTCATAAGATCTACCTCGGCGATGGCAACGATGATTTTGGTAAAGTACTTGACTTTAACCCGCTGCCGAATGCTATTTATTTTAAAATGAAACAGGAGTACCTGCATCCCGATACATTGAAAAACATCAAAACAACACTGGAGCAGCAGACCTATATCTCAGAAGTGGAATACCAGCAGGCACTGATTGAAAAACTGAACAACAATATTAAAAAGATAAGCCTCATATTATTAATAATAGCAGCAATACTGGCTATTGTGGTTATCGTACTTATTGATAATACTATTCGTTTAGCCATGTTTAGTAACCGCTTCCTTATCAAAACCATGCAGATGGTTGGCGCCACCCGTATGTTTATTGCCAAGCCAATGACAACAAAGGCCATCATGAACGGATTGATCAGCGGCGTATTGGCCACGGGTGCCGTATTAGTCGCCATTTTTTTAGCAGAAAGATTGGTACCTGAAATGAAAGCTGTACATGATAATAAAATGCTGGTCATTCTCTTCGCTATGCTGATATTACTGGGTATCGCTATTACATTGGTAAGTACCTACCGCAGCGTAAATAAGTACATTAAGATGAAGCTGGATGATCTGTACTAG
- a CDS encoding DUF3098 domain-containing protein, which translates to MSEQKTTPSIFSKQNYIWMLAGLALIAIGMFLMAGGKSENPAVFDTKEVYSTTRITIAPLLILAGLVVEVFAIFRKPKS; encoded by the coding sequence ATGAGTGAGCAAAAAACGACTCCTTCTATTTTTTCCAAACAAAATTATATCTGGATGCTGGCCGGGCTTGCATTGATCGCAATCGGTATGTTCCTGATGGCCGGCGGCAAAAGTGAAAATCCTGCTGTGTTTGATACAAAAGAAGTGTATAGCACAACCCGCATAACTATTGCCCCCTTGCTTATATTGGCCGGGTTGGTAGTGGAAGTATTTGCTATTTTCAGAAAACCAAAATCTTAA
- a CDS encoding undecaprenyl-diphosphate phosphatase: MNIIEAIIIAVVEGLTEFLPISSTGHMIITEHMLGLGLTDADKNFVKLFTVSIQLGAILAVVVLYWRKFFEFRRWQFYAKLVVGVIPALILGYLFADKIDELLFNPTVVAIAMLAGGFVLLIIDNVFKKHPIESDDQMSFLNSFIIGCWQVLSMIPGVSRSAASIIGGMQQKLTRNLAAEFSFFLAVPTMFAATAYSLFVKNWNHNGVMQKGIKIITENSQNTTSFIVGNIVAFIVALLAIRFFINFLKIYGFKLFGIYRIIAGIILLILIFTGII; encoded by the coding sequence ATGAACATCATTGAAGCAATCATCATCGCCGTTGTAGAAGGTCTTACCGAGTTTCTCCCCATTTCTTCTACGGGGCATATGATCATTACCGAGCATATGCTGGGCCTTGGATTAACTGATGCAGATAAAAATTTCGTTAAACTCTTTACGGTATCAATTCAGTTGGGAGCTATTCTCGCAGTGGTTGTCTTATACTGGCGCAAGTTTTTTGAGTTTCGCCGCTGGCAATTTTATGCAAAACTGGTTGTAGGTGTAATACCGGCATTGATACTCGGTTATTTGTTTGCTGATAAAATAGATGAACTGTTATTTAATCCAACCGTTGTTGCTATCGCAATGCTGGCAGGTGGTTTTGTGCTGTTGATTATTGATAATGTTTTCAAAAAACATCCGATCGAATCAGACGACCAGATGAGTTTTTTGAATTCGTTTATTATTGGTTGCTGGCAGGTGCTGTCGATGATACCCGGTGTAAGTCGCAGTGCCGCATCGATCATCGGTGGTATGCAGCAAAAGCTTACAAGAAATCTTGCTGCCGAGTTTTCATTCTTCCTGGCTGTACCAACTATGTTTGCTGCTACCGCTTATTCCTTGTTTGTAAAAAACTGGAACCATAATGGCGTAATGCAAAAAGGGATCAAGATCATTACCGAAAATTCGCAGAACACTACTTCATTCATCGTTGGTAATATTGTTGCTTTTATTGTGGCGTTATTGGCCATCCGTTTCTTTATTAATTTTTTAAAGATCTACGGATTCAAGCTGTTCGGTATTTACCGCATCATTGCCGGCATCATTTTGCTTATCCTGATTTTTACCGGAATTATTTAA
- a CDS encoding MFS transporter: protein MQTASKKVVNGWAMYDWANSVYSLVITSTIFPAYFEGITGDDKEETINDTVVFFGREFVNTSLYNYALAIAFLVVAIMSPLLSSIADYRGNKKSFLRFFMTMGSIACSALFFFDASNLGFGLICMIIACIGYWSSVVFYNSFLPEIAAPADRDRISAKGFSYGYTGSVILQVICFVFVMKNDLFGITKGFASQLSFLLVGIWWFSFASFSLRRLPNSEPAGEMNNKNILSNGYKELRKVWHQLASLPLLKRYLGAFFFFNMGVQTVMLSATLYGKGELAIPTANLIISILIIQLIAIPGAYLISKLSARIGNLKALMLCVFLWIGICIAAYYIPKGGIYHFYVLAVIVGFVMGGIQSLSRSTYAKLMPVTKDTASFFSFYDVSEKIAIVIGMFSFGFITELTGSQRTSVLALMIFFIIGLFLLLYTKAAENKIVTN from the coding sequence ATGCAGACTGCATCTAAAAAAGTTGTGAACGGCTGGGCTATGTACGATTGGGCCAACAGTGTTTACAGTCTTGTTATTACTTCCACCATTTTCCCTGCTTATTTCGAAGGCATTACAGGTGATGACAAAGAAGAAACAATTAATGATACAGTTGTTTTCTTTGGAAGGGAGTTTGTAAATACTTCTTTATATAATTACGCTTTGGCTATTGCATTTCTCGTTGTAGCGATCATGTCGCCATTACTTTCCTCTATTGCCGATTACCGGGGAAATAAAAAATCATTTCTTCGTTTTTTCATGACAATGGGAAGTATAGCATGCAGTGCATTGTTTTTCTTTGATGCATCTAACCTGGGTTTCGGTTTGATCTGTATGATCATTGCCTGTATCGGCTATTGGTCAAGCGTGGTTTTTTATAATTCATTCTTGCCGGAAATTGCGGCCCCTGCTGACCGTGACCGTATAAGTGCAAAAGGGTTTTCGTATGGTTATACCGGTAGTGTTATTCTCCAGGTCATTTGTTTTGTTTTTGTAATGAAAAACGACCTGTTTGGAATTACAAAAGGATTTGCTTCACAACTTTCGTTCCTGCTGGTTGGTATCTGGTGGTTTTCATTCGCCAGTTTTTCATTGAGACGTTTACCTAATTCAGAACCCGCCGGAGAAATGAACAATAAGAACATCCTTTCCAACGGCTATAAAGAATTACGAAAAGTATGGCACCAGCTTGCTTCTCTTCCGCTATTAAAAAGATACCTGGGGGCTTTTTTCTTTTTCAATATGGGAGTGCAGACAGTTATGCTTTCAGCTACACTTTATGGCAAAGGCGAACTGGCCATCCCAACAGCAAATCTTATTATATCCATTCTTATCATTCAACTGATCGCTATACCCGGAGCTTATCTTATTTCAAAATTATCCGCCCGGATCGGAAACCTGAAAGCACTGATGCTTTGTGTTTTTTTATGGATAGGAATTTGCATTGCAGCCTACTATATTCCCAAAGGCGGCATCTATCATTTTTATGTGTTGGCAGTTATCGTTGGCTTTGTAATGGGTGGCATACAATCCCTTAGCCGAAGCACTTATGCCAAACTGATGCCGGTAACAAAAGACACAGCTTCTTTTTTCAGTTTTTATGATGTATCAGAAAAAATTGCCATCGTAATAGGCATGTTCAGCTTTGGCTTTATTACAGAACTTACAGGCTCACAAAGAACATCAGTACTTGCATTGATGATATTTTTTATAATAGGTTTATTTTTGCTGCTGTACACAAAAGCGGCAGAAAATAAAATAGTAACTAATTAA
- a CDS encoding MBL fold metallo-hydrolase, giving the protein MKLYSINTGYFKLDGGAMFGVVPKTIWNKINPADENNLCSWALRCMLIEDAGRLILVDNGNGDKQDAKFFSHYHLHGDDTLEKSLAKYGFSKNDITDVFLTHLHFDHCGGSIVREGDKLVPAFKNATYWSNLEHWNWAVHPNEREKASFLKENILPIEESGKLKFIPVAEMADARLGETEFTENISVRFVNGHTEAMMLPQIKYKDKTVVFMADLLPSAGHIPLPYVMGYDMFPMTTLNEKKSFLKEALENDYILFFEHDPKNECCNLQQTERGIKPKDFFKLEEI; this is encoded by the coding sequence ATGAAACTTTATTCAATCAATACTGGTTATTTCAAATTGGATGGCGGTGCTATGTTTGGCGTAGTTCCGAAAACTATCTGGAATAAAATAAATCCTGCTGATGAAAATAATTTATGCAGCTGGGCATTGCGCTGTATGCTGATCGAAGATGCCGGCCGTTTGATCTTAGTTGATAATGGCAACGGAGATAAACAGGATGCAAAGTTTTTCAGCCATTATCATTTGCACGGAGATGATACGCTGGAAAAATCATTGGCAAAATATGGATTCAGCAAAAATGATATCACGGATGTTTTTCTTACGCATTTGCATTTTGATCATTGTGGCGGCTCGATCGTTCGTGAAGGGGACAAGTTAGTTCCTGCTTTTAAGAATGCAACTTACTGGAGTAATCTTGAGCATTGGAACTGGGCTGTGCATCCTAACGAAAGAGAGAAAGCCTCTTTTCTTAAAGAAAATATTTTACCAATTGAAGAATCGGGCAAATTGAAATTTATTCCTGTAGCTGAAATGGCAGATGCAAGATTAGGAGAAACAGAATTTACTGAGAATATATCGGTTCGTTTCGTTAACGGACATACAGAAGCAATGATGCTTCCCCAAATAAAATACAAGGATAAAACAGTTGTCTTTATGGCCGACTTGCTTCCTTCTGCAGGACATATACCGCTTCCTTATGTTATGGGTTATGATATGTTTCCAATGACAACACTGAATGAAAAGAAATCATTTTTGAAAGAAGCATTGGAAAATGATTATATCCTTTTCTTTGAACATGACCCGAAAAATGAATGCTGCAACCTGCAACAAACTGAAAGAGGAATTAAACCAAAAGATTTTTTTAAACTCGAAGAGATCTAA
- a CDS encoding flippase-like domain-containing protein, whose product MKLNKKIKILVNYVLGPLLFIWLSYSLYKQISKQPDLPKAWDQLRQTPLTQVVIYIALVFLLMLLNWLIETWKWKLAIRKVQQVSLFKAFKAILSGVSFSATTPNRVGEYAGRVLFLDDGNRLRSIALTIVCSMSQLIITILMGCIGLLLLMNKISSAEIIAGNDNSLWLKIFLYGSMIVLAVMLLLYFRLSIFSKLAEKIPWLDKHLYLVKDLENTEIKLLVKLLLLSFARFIVFCLQYYLLFRLFNVEINWWQNLFVLSVVFLILAVIPTFAIADVAIRGDITWRLMKLFTINSLGVTMTIAAIWFINLVLPAIAGSLLIAGVRLFKKKELQN is encoded by the coding sequence ATGAAGTTGAATAAGAAAATCAAAATACTTGTCAATTATGTACTCGGGCCGCTTTTGTTCATATGGCTTTCTTATTCTCTATATAAACAAATAAGTAAACAACCTGATCTCCCAAAAGCCTGGGATCAGCTCAGGCAAACGCCTCTCACACAGGTCGTCATTTATATTGCTCTTGTTTTTTTACTCATGTTACTGAACTGGCTGATTGAAACATGGAAATGGAAACTAGCCATCAGGAAAGTTCAACAGGTAAGTTTATTCAAAGCATTTAAAGCTATATTAAGTGGTGTTTCATTCTCAGCTACTACGCCTAACAGGGTAGGAGAGTATGCAGGCCGTGTATTGTTTCTCGATGATGGCAACCGGTTACGCAGTATTGCATTGACAATTGTTTGCAGTATGAGCCAGCTCATCATCACTATTCTGATGGGTTGTATAGGATTGTTATTGCTCATGAATAAGATCAGCAGCGCTGAAATAATTGCCGGGAATGACAACAGTCTCTGGCTGAAAATATTTTTATATGGTTCAATGATCGTACTGGCAGTCATGCTGCTCTTGTATTTCCGGTTATCCATATTCAGCAAACTGGCAGAAAAAATTCCGTGGCTGGATAAACATTTGTATCTCGTAAAAGATCTTGAGAATACAGAAATCAAATTGCTTGTTAAGCTGCTGTTGCTTTCTTTTGCCCGGTTTATTGTTTTTTGCCTGCAATACTACCTGCTCTTCCGATTGTTTAATGTGGAGATAAACTGGTGGCAAAATTTATTTGTGCTCAGCGTTGTATTTCTCATACTTGCAGTGATCCCGACTTTTGCAATCGCTGATGTGGCTATCAGGGGAGATATAACATGGAGACTGATGAAATTATTTACCATCAATTCTTTGGGAGTAACGATGACAATTGCCGCTATCTGGTTTATAAACCTGGTACTTCCTGCTATTGCGGGGAGTTTGTTGATTGCTGGGGTAAGATTGTTTAAGAAAAAAGAATTGCAGAATTAG
- the ruvC gene encoding crossover junction endodeoxyribonuclease RuvC — MQKQRKIILGIDPGTLITGYGIIECTGNSISLREMDVLKQSGKKDNYIRLQLIYKKVENLIKKYNPDEFAIEAPFFGKNVQSMLKLGRAQGVAIAAAISAGLPVTEYSPKKIKQSITGNGNADKDQVWKMLQRLLSLKEQPQYYDATDALAVAVCHHFQSSNAIGKTAKGLKGWDDFIKKNPGRIK; from the coding sequence CTGCAAAAGCAACGTAAAATAATTTTAGGTATTGACCCCGGTACACTGATCACCGGTTATGGCATTATTGAATGTACAGGTAACAGCATTTCATTAAGAGAAATGGATGTGCTGAAACAATCCGGCAAAAAAGATAATTATATCCGGCTGCAGCTGATCTATAAAAAAGTGGAGAACCTGATAAAAAAATATAACCCGGATGAGTTTGCCATTGAAGCTCCTTTCTTTGGCAAGAATGTACAAAGCATGCTGAAACTCGGACGGGCGCAGGGTGTTGCTATTGCCGCCGCTATCAGTGCAGGTTTGCCGGTAACTGAATACTCACCGAAAAAAATAAAACAATCCATCACGGGTAATGGTAATGCAGATAAAGATCAGGTTTGGAAAATGCTGCAGCGGTTGTTATCATTAAAAGAACAGCCGCAATACTATGATGCAACCGATGCATTGGCTGTGGCTGTTTGTCATCATTTTCAAAGTAGTAATGCTATCGGTAAAACTGCAAAAGGCCTCAAAGGTTGGGATGACTTTATAAAAAAGAACCCCGGCCGTATAAAATAG
- a CDS encoding M20/M25/M40 family metallo-hydrolase, translating into MKKIIPLLLGAFVFQSITAQNVQQKINQFTKENEVNLINEYILFVGIPNVTKDSSNILRNAEFIKEMMEKRGIKTELLDGITPKVNPAVFGEIKVPGAKTTLAFYAHYDGQPVNPDKWTGGLKPFDPVFIDKPIEQGGKILKIRDAVSPEWRLTGRGSADDKAGVMTIISAYDALVKSGIPLKHNIKFFFEGEEELGSIHLDEIFNKHKEKLAADLWIIADGPRHVSGKKMIVFGVRGDVNMNLTVYGAKRPLHSGNYGSWAPNPAKLLVDLLASMKDEKGNVLVKNYYDDVVPLSTSEKEAISKIPNIEETLKLELEIAEPEGGGKSFIELLHLPTININGIRSADVGDLAANIIPVKAEATLDLRLVLGNEVDKQITKVIKHIESKGFHVIDHEPTDEERMKYGKLIKISHNQGYPAQRTSFDIPIVKDLTKAVQSTVNYPVVLLPSAGGSLPLYLFEKTLKTKVISVPVVNYDNNQHAENENMLVKYLWEGIETMAAIMVMEKK; encoded by the coding sequence ATGAAAAAAATCATTCCCTTGCTTCTAGGTGCTTTCGTTTTTCAAAGCATCACTGCACAAAATGTACAACAAAAAATAAATCAGTTCACAAAAGAAAATGAGGTAAATCTCATTAATGAATACATTCTATTTGTCGGTATTCCTAATGTGACTAAAGATTCATCAAATATTCTACGCAATGCTGAATTCATAAAAGAAATGATGGAGAAGCGTGGAATAAAAACTGAGTTATTAGATGGCATTACTCCTAAAGTAAACCCTGCTGTATTTGGTGAAATAAAAGTGCCTGGTGCAAAAACCACATTGGCTTTCTATGCACACTATGACGGGCAACCTGTGAACCCTGATAAATGGACGGGCGGGTTAAAACCTTTTGACCCTGTATTTATTGATAAACCAATTGAGCAAGGTGGAAAAATTCTTAAGATACGGGATGCTGTTTCACCTGAATGGAGACTGACCGGTCGCGGAAGTGCTGATGATAAAGCCGGTGTAATGACAATAATAAGTGCTTATGATGCTTTAGTGAAAAGCGGAATTCCTTTAAAACATAATATCAAATTCTTTTTTGAAGGTGAAGAAGAATTGGGCTCCATACATCTTGATGAAATATTTAATAAGCATAAAGAAAAATTAGCAGCCGATCTCTGGATCATTGCTGATGGGCCGAGGCATGTATCGGGTAAAAAGATGATCGTATTTGGTGTGAGAGGTGACGTGAATATGAACCTTACTGTTTATGGGGCTAAACGTCCCTTGCATAGTGGCAACTATGGTAGCTGGGCGCCAAACCCCGCAAAATTGTTAGTGGATCTGCTGGCCAGTATGAAAGATGAAAAAGGGAATGTGCTGGTGAAAAATTATTATGATGATGTGGTACCGTTGTCTACCAGTGAGAAAGAAGCCATTTCAAAAATTCCTAATATTGAAGAAACACTAAAACTGGAATTGGAAATTGCGGAACCAGAAGGCGGTGGTAAATCTTTTATTGAATTGTTGCATTTGCCTACGATCAATATTAATGGTATACGCAGCGCTGATGTCGGAGACCTGGCTGCGAATATTATACCTGTAAAAGCAGAAGCAACATTAGACCTGCGACTTGTATTGGGTAATGAAGTAGATAAGCAAATCACTAAAGTCATAAAACATATCGAGTCTAAGGGATTTCATGTGATCGATCATGAACCTACTGATGAAGAAAGAATGAAATATGGCAAGCTTATAAAAATATCTCATAACCAAGGCTACCCTGCACAACGAACCTCATTTGATATTCCTATCGTCAAAGACCTTACTAAAGCAGTTCAGTCAACTGTAAACTACCCGGTGGTTTTGCTGCCTTCTGCAGGCGGCAGTTTGCCTTTATATCTTTTTGAAAAAACACTAAAGACAAAAGTTATATCAGTGCCGGTAGTGAATTATGATAATAACCAGCATGCAGAGAATGAGAATATGCTTGTTAAATATTTATGGGAAGGCATTGAAACAATGGCAGCGATTATGGTGATGGAGAAGAAATAG
- a CDS encoding GxxExxY protein → MTENEITQRILKSAFEVHTVLGPGLLESAYEECLYYQTTKDGLFIQRQVAMPLIYKEVKLDAGYRIDLLVERQVVVEIKVVESFNDIHLAQVLTYLKLSGCKVGLLLNFNVKSLKHGIKRVVL, encoded by the coding sequence ATGACTGAAAATGAAATAACACAAAGAATATTAAAATCAGCCTTTGAGGTCCATACGGTTTTGGGGCCAGGCTTGCTTGAAAGTGCATACGAGGAATGTTTGTATTACCAGACTACAAAAGATGGTCTGTTTATACAGCGGCAAGTGGCAATGCCCTTGATTTATAAAGAGGTAAAACTAGATGCTGGTTATAGAATTGATTTACTTGTTGAACGACAAGTTGTAGTTGAGATTAAGGTGGTGGAGTCTTTTAATGATATTCATCTCGCCCAGGTACTAACCTATCTCAAGCTGAGCGGTTGCAAAGTCGGCTTGCTATTAAATTTTAATGTCAAATCACTAAAACACGGAATCAAAAGAGTTGTTTTATAA